In one window of Henckelia pumila isolate YLH828 chromosome 1, ASM3356847v2, whole genome shotgun sequence DNA:
- the LOC140879306 gene encoding protein DEHYDRATION-INDUCED 19-like: protein MGDPFYDDLLTALSSYATHDFDNYSEEQEMEGDYANEEVNQGKSDELACPFCSEDFDVLGLCCHIDLDHRLEVKPGICPVCASKVTINMASHVIVQHENILKALCNKKHGSGRSRTAVFLLRKELQEKHLCFIKESPRVVSYSEATADSMLLSFVNNPHTAYRPQTAQAGSSTETSLLTTKSSDDDSSERMLPSVSTDRNDGRMRCDFIQGLVLSTILDDL, encoded by the exons ATGGGTGATCCATTTTATGATGATTTACTCACTGCGCTATCGTCTTATGCAACACATGATTTTG ataactACAGTGAGGAGCAAGAGATGGAAGGGGATTACGCTAACGAGGAAGTCAACCAAGGAAAATCAGATGAATTGGCTTGCCCGTTTTGCTCCGAGGATTTTGATGTTCTTGGATTGTGCTGCCACATTGACCTCGACCACCGATTGGAGGTTAAACCCGGG ATTTGTCCTGTTTGTGCTTCGAAGGTGACCATAAACATGGCCTCACACGTAATAGTCCAGCACGAGAATATTTTAAAG GCACTCTGTAATAAGAAACATGGCAGTGGCCGCTCTCGTACAGCAGTTTTCTTGTTAAGGAAAGAGTTGCAAGAGAAACATTTGTGTTTTATCAAGGAGTCCCCTCGTGTCGTTTCATACTCTGAGGCGACAGCTGATTCTATGCTGTTGTCATTTGTCAATAACCCACACACTGCTTATCGACCTCAAACAGCTCAAGCGGGTTCTTCAACTGAGACGAGCTTATTAACGACGAAAAGCTCTGATGATGATTCTTCAGAAAG AATGCTGCCATCTGTGTCCACAGACAGGAATGACGGGAGGATGAGATGCGATTTCATACAAGGATTAGTGTTATCTACCATTCTTGATGACTTATGA
- the LOC140873950 gene encoding probable galacturonosyltransferase-like 7, protein MLWIMRFSGFFSAAIVMVMVVLSPSLQSFHPAEAITSLRFPTSTHPSAKFSFHKVQPFRNAHDCHSTTLGKRPSVCDPSLVHVAITLDVEYLRGSLAAVHSILQHSKCPESVFFHFLVSETGLKTLVRSTFPDLKFKVYYFDPERVRSLISSSVRQALEQPLNYARNYLADLLESCVKRVIYLDSDLVLVDDIWKLWNTSLGKKTIGAPEYCHANFTKYFTKHFWLDARFSGVFSGRSPCYFNTGVMVIDLGKWRRLGYTRQIEWWMEIQKTNPRRIYELGSLPPYLLVFAGHVAPVEHRWNQHGLGGDNVRGSCRNLHPGPVSLLHWSGSGKPWLRLHSNQPCPLDSLWAPYDLYRHST, encoded by the coding sequence ATGCTGTGGATTATGAGATTTTCGGGGTTTTTCTCCGCAGCCATTGTTATGGTTATGGTTGTACTTTCTCCTTCCTTGCAATCTTTTCACCCCGCAGAAGCTATTACATCCCTCAGATTCCCCACATCTACACACCCTTCTGCCAAATTCTCCTTTCACAAAGTCCAACCCTTCCGCAATGCCCACGACTGCCACTCCACCACCTTGGGGAAACGTCCCAGCGTCTGCGATCCTTCTCTCGTTCACGTGGCGATTACTCTAGATGTCGAATATCTGCGAGGTTCATTGGCCGCCGTCCATTCGATTCTCCAGCATTCCAAGTGTCCAGAATCTGTCTTCTTCCATTTCCTTGTTTCAGAAACGGGTCTGAAAACCCTAGTCCGTTCCACCTTCCCCGACTTGAAATTCAAGGTGTATTATTTTGACCCGGAACGAGTCCGGAGCCTGATATCAAGCTCCGTGAGGCAAGCGCTTGAGCAGCCCCTGAATTATGCGAGAAATTATCTGGCGGATCTTCTGGAATCCTGTGTGAAGCGGGTCATTTATCTGGATTCCGATCTAGTTCTGGTAGATGACATCTGGAAGCTTTGGAACACGAGTTTGGGGAAGAAGACTATCGGAGCACCCGAATATTGCCACGCCAATTTCACCAAGTATTTCACGAAGCATTTCTGGTTGGACGCTAGATTCTCCGGCGTGTTTTCTGGCCGGAGCCCCTGTTATTTCAACACAGGTGTGATGGTGATAGATCTGGGTAAGTGGAGGCGCTTGGGGTACACTCGCCAGATCGAGTGGTGGATGGAGATACAGAAGACGAACCCGCGCAGGATATACGAGCTGGGCTCGCTCCCGCCGTACTTGCTTGTATTCGCCGGACACGTGGCACCCGTCGAGCACCGTTGGAATCAGCACGGCCTGGGAGGGGATAATGTGCGCGGGAGCTGCAGGAACCTTCACCCCGGTCCAGTGAGCTTGCTACACTGGAGCGGCAGCGGCAAGCCGTGGCTCCGGCTACACTCTAATCAACCTTGCCCACTCGACTCCTTGTGGGCCCCCTACGATTTGTACAGACACTCGACGTGA